From Aspergillus fumigatus Af293 chromosome 5, whole genome shotgun sequence, a single genomic window includes:
- a CDS encoding anaphase promoting complex subunit CDC16: MEKFLRSWRQDALNRGQHDAAIYIGDKVLALTNSDSDAFWLAQVHFSNNNYTRALALLSRKDLISRSTACRYLAGHCYIKQNQFDQALSVLGDHNPTHLIRSSNSRRKLQHLTLRNGKTTASRIDRNEEREREDANNIRFEAAICYLRGLCFAKQNAFDRARDCYKDAVRIDVQCFEAFDQLMKNSLMSPAEELEFLESLDFDAVSSPDPSVAQEAAHFTKMLYTTRLSKYSSPAILSDATETLSTHYNLAENPDILLSRAEALYTQCRFAEALELTSSILATEASTTPNVPALSHLGHPPAVYPLHLACLYETGATNALFLLAHTLADHAPEEPYTYLAIGVYYLSVSKIAEARRFFSKASLLDPHSAPAWIGFAHTFAAEGEHDQAIAAYSTAARLFQGSHLPQLFLGIQHLALNNMSLAHEYLSAAYAMSTGAAAGTVPSIPANPSGDAHGGDPLVLNELGVVLYHQNHLEGAVELFNQSLALATALHCEPGAWVATRANLGHALRRIGRLVEALAEFDECLRIGAGGAGVAYGPFLGGSGSSASGVASSGVGGYEDRGLIGSLHTSRGLVLLELGRTMEAVTALHEAVRVLGASGGGDAAGGAGIAGTLLSRALEIWALECHEGDSAPPEDLERVTTSRSSTRSRDKGKGKASRRRGMTEEEWTDEVPTTGPATETLEQKVEMELDDEADGLLRHAMSRVRGGRGRRRLDFSPDAEATETPGPAGARSRGSRARS; encoded by the exons ATGGAAAAGTTTCTGCGCTCCTGGCGCCAGGATGCGCTGAATCGGGGCCAACACGATGCTGCCATCTACATTGGCGACAAAGTCCTCGCATTGACGA ACAGCGATTCCGATGCCTTCTGGCTCGCCCAAGTCCATTTCTCTAACAACAACTACACGCGCGCCTTGGCCCTCCTCTCCCGGAAAGACCTCATCTCCCGAAGTACCGCTTGCCGCTATCTCGCCGGCCATTGCTATATAAAACAAAATCAGTTTGACCAGGCTTTGTCAGTGCTCGGCGACCATAACCCAACTCATCTGAtccgcagcagcaacagccgTCGCAAGCTGCAGCACCTCACTCTGCGCAACGGCAAGACTACAGCATCGCGGATTGACCGCAACGAggagagggaaagggaggatGCGAATAACATCCGGTTTGAAGCGGCAATATGCTACCTGCGAGGCCTCTGTTTTGCAAAGCAGAATGCCTTTGATCGGGCCCGTGACTGCTACAAGGACGCGGTGCGCATTGACGTCCAGTGCTTTGAGGCTTTTGACCAGTTGATGAAGAATTCACTCATGTCGCCGGCTGAAGAGCTCGAATTTTTGGAATCTCTAGATTTTGATGCGGTATCCTCACCCGATCCGTCGGTCGCACAGGAGGCGGCTCATTTCACCAAGATGCTCTACACAACCCGACTGTCGAAGTACTCGTCGCCTGCCATCCTGTCCGACGCAACCGAGACCCTGTCCACGCACTACAACCTTGCGGAGAACCCTGATATTCTCCTTTCTCGGGCTGAAGCTCTTTACACCCAGTGCCGGTTTGCGGAGGCGCTCGAGCTGACATCTTCGATCTTGGCCACGGAGGCAAGCACCACACCCAATGTCCCGGCTCTAAGTCACCTTGGGCATCCTCCAGCGGTTTACCCTCTGCATTTGGCCTGTCTGTACGAAACCGGGGCAACAAATGCGCTTTTTCTGCTCGCCCACACGCTGGCCGACCATGCGCCGGAAGAGCCGTACACATACCTTGCGATTGGCGTCTACTACCTGTCAGTGTCAAAGATTGCCGAAGCACGGCGGTTCTTCTCGAAAGCATCCTTGCTGGATCCGCATTCCGCACCGGCGTGGATCGGGTTTGCGCATACCTTTGCTGCTGAAGGCGAGCATGATCAAGCGATAGCCGCATACAGTACGGCCGCTCGGCTGTTTCAAGGCAGCCACTTGCCGCAGCTGTTCCTTGGTATTCAGCATTTAGCCTTGAACAACATGTCCTTGGCCCATGAGTATCTGTCTGCAGCCTACGCGATGTCCACGGGGGCGGCTGCTGGCACGGTGCCGTCCATCCCCGCCAACCCTTCCGGCGACGCCCATGGCGGTGACCCGCTGGTTCTCAACGAACTCGGCGTCGTACTCTACCACCAAAACCATCTCGAGGGCGCTGTAGAGCTATTCAATCAATCGCTGGCTTTAGCGACGGCACTTCATTGTGAGCCGGGTGCCTGGGTGGCTACACGCGCGAATTTAGGTCACGCACTGCGCCGTATCGGGCGACTAGTTGAGGCGCTTGCTGAGTTCGACGAATGCCTTCGGATCGGCGCGGGCGGGGCAGGAGTCGCCTACGGTCCGTTTTTGGgcggcagtggcagcagcgCCTCGGGTGTCGCATCGTCGGGTGTCGGGGGCTACGAAGACCGTGGCTTGATCGGATCCCTTCATACCTCGCGTGGCCTTGTTCTGCTGGAACTTGGACGGACCATGGAGGCGGTAACAGCTCTTCATGAAGCTGTTCGCGTCCTTGGGGCGAGCGGAGGCGGGGATGCGGCTGGCGGCGCGGGTATTGCTGGCACTCTTCTCTCCCGTGCTTTGGAGATCTGGGCTCTGGAGTGTCATGAGGGGGACTCTGCACCGCCAGAGGATCTTGAGCGAGTGACCACCAGCCGCAGTTCGACTCGTTCGCGcgacaagggcaagggaaAGGCATCAAGGCGGCGCGGCATGACGGAGGAAGAATGGACGGATGAAGTCCCGACCACGGGCCCTGCAACGGAGACATTGGAACAAAAGGTGGAGATGGAGCTAGATGACGAGGCAGATGGTCTACTGCGACATGCAATGAGTCGGGTTCGTGGGgggcgaggaagacgacgactaGATTTCAGTCCCGACGCTGAGGCCACTGAGACTCCTGGTCCGGCAGGTGCTCGTAGTCGGGGGTCCAGAGCCCGTTCGTGA
- a CDS encoding putative cytochrome P450: MPTPIPLPSGLPILGNLLSISPGNTWGSFNKLAVNNKNFYPIFKITILGHDIVFITSAKLLEEICDEKRFRKCVTGPIVEIREAVHDSLFTAYHDEESWGIAHRIMAPLMTPEAVIDAFAGMRETATDLVKKWTAGPRQRINVSNDMDRLNHAANMLCFFDQRIHCLEGPEPSVLQAMEAATFEALRRPTRPKVLKWLIYQRRFDRYIKTMRDYAAEIVAKRRAAPTEKKDMLHAIMHGTDPQTGKALTESQYLDEIINLFIGSATAANLVSFALYYLMKNPHEIARAREEIDAVVGGPAAQLEHEHLARLPYCEAILRESLRLSATAPGFNIEPIPDLEQPVLLAGGEYQVPNKQPLIALLAAVNRDPEVFEDPDAFKPERMVGEKYDRLPSGVKKGFGNGKRECFGKRYAWEWSFMILVTIMKDVDFVLADKNYKTEVGGVNYNGAFSTKPLGLFALTGPRQSV, translated from the exons ATGCCGACTCCCATTCCTCTCCCGTCAGGTCTTCCGATCCTGGGAAATTTGCTTTCTATTAGCCCAGGCAATACTTGGGGTTCTTTCAATAAACTAGCGGTGAATAATAAGAATTTCT ACCCAATTTTCAAAATCACGATCCTTGGACACGACATTGTCTTCATCACCAGCGCAAAACTGCTCGAGGAGATTTGCGATGAGAAACGGTTCCGCAAATGTGTGACCGGCCCCATTGTCGAAATCCGTGAGGCGGTCCACGACAGTCTGTTTACTGCGTACCACGATGAGGAAAGCTGGGGTATTGCCCACCGTATCATGGCCCCTTTGATGACTCCAGAGGCTGTGATCGACGCTTTTGCTGGAATGCGCGAGACCGCCACAGATCTGGTTAAGAAATGGACTGCGGGCCCCCGGCAGCGAATTAACGTCAGCAATGACATGGACCGTCTGAACCATGCCGCCAACATGCTCTGCTTCTTTGACCAGCGGATCCACTGCCTCGAGGGACCAGAGCCTTCGGTCCTCCAGGCCATGGAGGCTGCCACGTTCGAAGCCCTGCGTCGCCCCACCCGCCCCAAGGTGTTGAAATGGCTCATCTACCAGCGTCGCTTCGACAGATACATCAAGACGATGCGCGACTATGCCGCCGAGATTGTCGCTAAGCGTCGCGCTGCTCCgaccgagaagaaggacatgCTTCATGCTATTATGCACGGCACGGACCCCCAGACCGGCAAAGCCCTCACGGAGAGCCAGTACCTGGACGAGATCATCAACCTCTTCATTGGAAGCGCCACGGCTGCCAATCTCGTCTCCTTTGCGTTGTACTATCTCATGAAGAACCCGCACGAAATCGCCCGCGCTCGCGAGGAGATCGATGCCGTGGTTGGCGGGCCGGCCGCCCAGCTCGAGCATGAGCATCTCGCCCGCCTGCCTTACTGCGAAGCCATCCTGCGTGAGTCGCTGCGTCTGTCGGCTACCGCGCCAGGCTTCAACATCGAGCCCATTCCAGATCTGGAGCAGCCCGTCCTCCTCGCAGGTGGCGAGTACCAGGTCCCCAATAAGCAGCCGCTCATTGCACTGCTGGCGGCCGTCAACCGCGACCCGGAGGTCTTTGAGGACCCCGATGCGTTCAAGCCCGAGCGTATGGTCGGCGAGAAGTACGACAGGCTTCCATCCGGCGTGAAGAAGGGTTTCGGCAACGGCAAGCGTGAGTGCTTCGGAAAGCGCTACGCCTGGGAATGGTCGTTTATGATTTTGGTCACAATCATGAAGGACGTAGACTTTGTGCTCGCCGATAAAAATTACAAGACGGAAGTTGGAGGAGTCAATTACAACGGAGCGTTCAGCACCAAGCCGTTGGGGTTGTTTGCGTTGACGGGACCTCGACAGAGTGTGTGA